The genomic stretch CGCACCGGTAACGGAAAAAGGCGCAACCACAAAGACAGTTTATCTGCCAGAAGGCGATTGGTATGACTTCTGGACCGAAGAGAAGGTCACAGGCGGCCGGGAAGTAAATCGTCCGGTAGACTTGGCGACCATACCTCTATACGTTCGGGCAGGAGCGATTCTTCCGTTTGGCCCGATCAAGCAATTCACGAGCGAGAAGTCCGAGGAGCCGCTGGCGTTTGTCGTCTATCCCGGAGCGGGGTCTTCCGGCACGATCTACGAAGATGACGGCAACAGCTTCGATTACCATCGCGGCGAATGGATGAAGATTGGAGCGCGATGGGACGGACAACAAAAGCGGCTGTCAGTTCGCCTTCTTCCCGGCTCGCGTATGCTCCCGCCGTTGCGGCGGAAGATGGAAGTCCGTCTGGTTCCCGAAAAGGGAACGCATGCATTCGATTTCAGCGGTCATCCGATCACGGTTTCGATCTAATGAATGATTTACTTAGCATCGAAGTTCTGCTGGCAATCGTTGCCGTAGGTAAACGAATGCAGCGTGAAGCCCTTTCCTTCAGGGGCAAGCGTCAGCAGATGCGATGCCAAAGCCGGATTCTTAATTACGTAGTACATTCTCGGCTCACTCACTTCGATATAAGAACCTTGCGCGTCGGTTTTCACGTCAGCCCCCGAGGCATAGCCCAAAGGCGTGCCATCCTGCGAGACATCAACTCGCACTGGTTTCTTGGGATCGTCCACACTCATGACGGCGTAAACCGAGCGCGCGTGATACCTGAGCATCGCTTTGTTGTCGTGCTTATCGGCAGAGGTAACGCCATCGTGATCGGTACGCCAACTGCCGTCGAGGATCACGCGCCCGTCGTCGGGCTCCTGGTTGGCTTTGAAGTGCACGACATATCCGTCCTCGTACTTCTCGCGATTCTCGAGCGCTCCGCGGCCAAACCAGTCACCGACGTAAGTTTCTTCCGTCACTCGCCCGCACTGCGGCGCGAAAGTGTTCTCGTCAGGATCAAGCGGAATCTTTGCGACCTCGGGATGCTGCGGCAGCAGCAGTTCGCGAATCTTGACTTCCATCGGAGCGTTGTTGCCCTCGCCTTCGATGTGCATCACGATGTCGCCGCTGGGATCGATGAGATGCCGATTCGGCCACGATTCGGATTTGTAGGCTTTCCAGATGGAACCATTCACGTCGGCAACGATCGGCCATGGCAATTGGAATCGCTGCGCAGCGCGGCGAACGTTTTCTGGCTTGTATCCCATCGCGAACTCGCCGAAATGCACACCGATGATCTCGAAACCGTACGGATGGTATTTCGCGTACCAACGCTTCAGCACGGCAAAATCGCGGATGCAGTTAATACAGGTGTATTCCCAGAAGTCGATCAGCACCACGCGTCCGCGATATGCCTTGATCGAATGCGGCACCTTCGCGTCTTTATCGAGCCAAACTGCGTCGAACGAAAAATCAGGAGCTCGTTCTGTGTAGGCGCAAGCTGTTATCGAAAAAAGGAGCACAAACAAAAATGAGAGGAGTCGCTGCATACTTTCCTCGCAGACTTTCGTCGATTCTATGCAACCGCTTTCATTGCACAAATTGAAGACAACTAACGTTATTTTACGATTGCGCAGTATCGCGAGATGCGTACAATCTGTAAACGATTACAGCGCAATCTACGAAGTTTTTGGAAGCTTGGCTTCCCACTTAATCGGCCTGCGGATCCCCGAACCCGCAGCACGGAGCAATTCGTAATGACACTTACCAACGTTTCCCGTAGAAAGTTCATGGCCGGAGCTGCTGCCGTTGCCGGCGCGGCGGTTCTTCCTTCTTCAGCAAACAACCTGTTCGCGCAAGATCCCGTGGTCAATTCCATCGACAGCACGGGCAAACCGGTGAACCGGGAACGGGTGCCTTGGGCGGCAGTTCCCTTTCCCATGAAGCAGGTTCGTCTGCTCGAAGGAACTTGCTCCCGCGTGCAAGAGAAGAATCGCCAATATCTGCATTCACTACCGAATGACCGGCTGGCGTACTCGTTCAACATCACTGCCGGCCTCCCTTCGTCTGCTGAACCATTCGGCGGCTGGGAAAAACCAGATTCCGAGTTGCGCGGACACTTCAACGGCGGCCATTATCTCTCAGCCGTGGCTCTGATGTACGCGAGCACGGGCGATGAGGATCTCAAGAAGAAGGGCAACGCGCTCGTCTCTGATTTGCGCAAATGCCAGGTCGCTAACAAGAACGGATATCTCAGCGCATTTCCCGACGAGTTCTTCGACCGTCTGCGCGATCGCGTTCGCGTCTGGGCACCGTTCTACACCATCCACAAAATCATGGCCGGAATGCTCGACATGTATGTGCACACCGGCAACACCGAAGCGCTTCAAGTCGCCGAAGACATGGCCGGGTGGGTAGGAATGTGGACGGGTCCGCTCAGCTACGAGCACATGCAGCGCGTGCTTGGCACCGAGTACGGCGGCATGGGAGAGGTGCTCTGCAATCTTTATGCGGTTACGGGAAAGTATCAGTACCTCGGCGCTGCGCATCGTTTCGATAAGAAAGCCTTCTTCGAACCGCTGGAGAACCATCGCGACGAACTGAAGGGATTGCACGTGAACACGCACATCCCGCAAGTGATTGCAGCGGCTCGTTCATACGAACTCACGCACGATTCGAAGTATCACGACATCGCCCAGTATTTCTGGGATGAAGTCGTCAGCGAGCGCTCTTACTGCAACGGTGGGACCAGCAACGGCGAGGGCTGGCAAACCGATCCTGGCAAACTCTCGACTCAGCTTGGTCCGAGCACTACTGAAGATTGCTGCGCCTACAACATGCTGAAGCTCACGCGGCATCTGTTCGGCTGGTCGCCTGAGGCGCGCTATATGGATTACTACGAACGTGTCGTCTTCAATCACCGTCTTGGCACCATGGATCCTGAAACGGGAACCACGATGTATTACTACCCAATCGGCGTAGACCTCTGGAAGACGTATGCGACGCCAACCGACTCATTCTGGTGCTGCAACGGAACCGGAGTCGAGGAATTCGGGAAGCTCAACGACACGATCTACTTCCATGATGACAACTCAATCTACGTAAATCTCTATGTACCGTCTGAAGTGAGTTGGCCAGAGAAAAAGCTGAAATTGCGGCAGGACACTGATTTTCCGCGGCAGCAAGGCACAAAGCTCACCATCACGGCACAGCAGCCGACTGATGTTGCCATACGTTTACGCATCCCATATTGGGCCAATGGTGGAAGTGTGAAAATCAATGGGCGTCCTCTGCCGGTCTTTTCCAGCCAAAGCAGCTATCTGACGCTGCGTGGTCCGTGGAAGAACAATGACACTATCGAGCTCAGTCTCCCCATGGATATTCACGGTTCGCAGATGCCGGATGACCACACGGTTCAGGCCCCGATGTACGGACCTCTGGTGCTCGCCGCGAAACACGAAGAAGCGCCTCGCGATCGTTGGTACGGCGATACCGGCCCATTCGAACATCGCGAGCGCGGATCAGGCCCGCGTCCCATTCCGGAACTACCGGGAGCAAAGGGCAAGGTAGACGATCCAGCAAGTTGGATTCGCGCAGGAAACCAGCCGCTGACCTTCGAAGCTGCGGGAGAGTCTGGAGCGCAAGCCCTGGTGCCGATCAACGATATCGTGCACGAACGCTATGACGTGTACTGGAAGATAACTGCTACCGGGGGCGAGAGACCCCGTACATCGACAACGTAATTGAACTACTGAAGTCAGTACCGTTCCCGGTAGGGAATGGGTCAGAGATAAAGGCTCCTCTACACCATTCGTTGCCGCGAACGCTACTGACGAGGCGAGTCCAGGCTCTTCTATCTCGGCGTCGTCCTAATCATTCCCAGCCGGAGTTGTGCTGGTCGCTTTGCTTGGAGCCGAAACCCCAAGAGGCACTGCCCCATGTTCAAGAAGCGCCCTATTGAATGCCGGAAGGTGCTGCTCCATTAAATCCTTGTACTCTGTTTGAACGCCGGTGAGTTCCTGCTCGATTTCGTTGAGCAGGCCGATGCTGGTGTCAGTTGGTGCGAAGTCCTCGCCACCGGCCACGTCGCCGGCTCCCACACCTACCTCTCCATCAAGCCACAGCAGGTTGTAGTAGATCTTGTACGCCTCGACGTAGTACTTATCGTCGCTCGTGGTAAGTGCTTTGGAGACGAGCTTGTACTCGACATTCTGCATGCGGTGATCCATGTCTTGGACCGATTTCACCATATCTTGATTCTTACTTTCGGCATACATCCGTTCCAAATCCCCCAACTGCTTGCGCGACCATTCAAGGTTGTTAATCATGTCGGCAGTCTTGGTCACGTCGTCGCGAATGCGCAACTGCAGCTTAACCGAGCGCTGGATGTCTTCATCCGATGTTGTGATCTTCGGATCGCGTAGCACTTCGAGCGGCTGAGTGAATGATTCGCCATCAACTGTCAATTTGACTGTGTACTTTCCTGGAGCGACGAGTGGGCCCGCGGGGTTCGTTTCCATACCCCAGTGTGTGATCGGCCGCCAATCGTGTCCACGAAAGCGCGGTTCTTCCCAGATGTGTGGATTCTCCGGTGGCGTGGTGCGCAGCCGCACCGCAGTCGGACCTTCGTAGTGCAGATCCCAAAAGCTGCGATTCAGCCCAGCGTGTGCCGGAGGCTCCAGCGAGCGCACTACCTCGCCGGAAGAATCAACGATCTCGATTTGCACACGGCCTTTCGGTGCAGCCTTCAGCTCGAAATCAATGAGCGCTCGCGGATTACGCGAGAACCTGTAAGCAGCTCGATTGGCGAAGAGTCTAACCGCAGCATCGTTGGAGTTTCCGGCCTTCTGCTCGAGAGAACTAATGTCATCAAGGATGTAGAGGCCTCGACCATAGGTTGAGACCACCAGATCATGAAATCTTTTTTGAACGATAATCCAGGAAACCGTTGCGTGCGGCAGTCCTGCCTGTAGATTCGTCCAGTGCTCACCATCGTCCGATGAATAATAGAGCGCATTGCCGGTTCCGGCGAAGAGCAGTCCTTTCTTGTTGGGATCCTCGGCGACTGTGCGCACGTACGAAAGCGGGCCTTTCGGGATTCCTCCCGAAATGAGAGTCCAAGACTTGCCGAAGTTCGTAGTCTTGTAAATAAATGGATCGCGATTGTCCATCAAGTGATAGTCAACCGCGACATAAGCCGTGCCCGGGTCGAAAAAGGAAGGTTGAATGCTGGTGACGGTTCCCCACGCTGGCATCGGCATGCTGCTCGTGACGTCGTTCCAGTGGCTGCCATCCCGCGTGTACCAGACTTTGCCGTCATTGGTTCCCGCCCAGATCAGGTTCTTTTCTACGGTTGAAGGAGCAATTGCGAAAACGACTTCTCCGTAAAACTGACCGAGATTGTCGCCAACAATGCCGCCCGAAGATACGATGCGGCTAGGATCCTGAGTTGAGAGGTCAGGGCTGATCACGCTCCAACTTTGTCCTGCGTTGGTGGTCTTGAAAATCACCTGGCAGCCGTAATAGACAGTGTTGTGATCGAAGGGATCAATCGCCAAAGGCGGAGTCCAGTGACAGCGGTACTTGCTCTCGTTCGGCGCTGAATCCAGAGTATGCCGCCACGGACTTACCGAACGCGCTTCCTTGATACGCGCATCGTAACGCGTAACTTCATCTCCGTAACAGGATGCCCATACGATGTTCGTATCGGTTGGATCAGGGATGGTGAACCCAGACTCGCAGCCGCCAAGACGGTGCTCCCAACCAACATCGCCGTTGAATCCAAATCCCGAGGACGTGCTCGGGCCGCGCATCGTGCCATCGTCCTGCATGTTGCTGTAAACGTAATAGGGGACCTGGTCATCCACGGCGACGTGATACATCTGTCCTATCGGCAGAGTTACTCGCTGGAACCCGCGTCCGTGTACCTGAGTGATGATCAGGCCGGCGTCGTTGGTAATCACAAAACGATCGGCATTTTGGGGATCGATCCAGATGTCGTGATTGTCGCCGCCCCAAGGGACCGTCTCAAAAGTTTCGCCTCCATCGAGCGAGCGATGAAAGCTGCTGTTGGAAATCAGCACCTCATTCTCGTCGCTGGGTGAAACCGCAATGCGGATGTAATAGCCGGCACGGCCGATTAATGATCGGTCCCAATTTGAAACTCGCCAGCTCCGACCAGCATCGTCTGAGCGCCAAACCGATCCTTGGTCAGCAGTTTGAATCAGCGCATACACGCGGTTGGAGTCGGTCGGCGCGACCGCAACATCGATTTTCCCCACCGGGGAATGCGGTAGTCCGTGGCCTTCGATTTTCTCCCACTTACTGCCGCCATCACGGGAAACATAGATGCCGCTGCCCGGTCCGCCGCTGAATTCGCCATACGTATGCATCACCACTTGCCATGTGCCCGCGAAGAGAACTCGTGGGTTTTGCGGATCCATCGACAGCCCTGAGCACCCCGTGTTCTCGTCAACAAAGAGCACACGATCCCAATGTTCTCCGCCATCCGTCGTTCGATACACGCCGCGCTCCTGCTGTGGCCCGGTCAGTCGGCCTTCGGCGCAGACGAAGACGGTGTTCGCATCGGAAGGATTGATGATGATGCGAGCAATGCGCCCAGTCTGATCGAGTCCCATGTGTTTCCACGATTTTCCCGCATCGACAGACTTGTACACCCCATCGCCGCCGACATCACTATCGCGAATCGCCCAAGGCTCGCCCGTTCCGGCCCACACAGTAGATTTGTCGGAACGCGCGACAGCAAGCGCTCCGATTGCAGCTACAGGCTCGTCTTCAAAGATGGGTTCCCAACGATTGCCGCCATCAATTGACTTCCAAATTCCGCCGGATGCCGCTCCGGCATAGTACGTACTTGGATCTCCAGCAATACCCGTAATGGCAGCAATGCGATTACCCACAACGGGACCAATGAATCGAAAGCGAAAGCCTGCTTCGCCGCCGCCGCCGCGTCGACGTTGGGCGGCCATAGTGGCTGCGAGCAAAGTGATGACGAGAACGACAAACAGCATTTTCAGGAAGGACTTCGACATCGTCACCATATGATTCCACTTCCTTTCAATA from Terriglobales bacterium encodes the following:
- a CDS encoding redoxin domain-containing protein: MQRLLSFLFVLLFSITACAYTERAPDFSFDAVWLDKDAKVPHSIKAYRGRVVLIDFWEYTCINCIRDFAVLKRWYAKYHPYGFEIIGVHFGEFAMGYKPENVRRAAQRFQLPWPIVADVNGSIWKAYKSESWPNRHLIDPSGDIVMHIEGEGNNAPMEVKIRELLLPQHPEVAKIPLDPDENTFAPQCGRVTEETYVGDWFGRGALENREKYEDGYVVHFKANQEPDDGRVILDGSWRTDHDGVTSADKHDNKAMLRYHARSVYAVMSVDDPKKPVRVDVSQDGTPLGYASGADVKTDAQGSYIEVSEPRMYYVIKNPALASHLLTLAPEGKGFTLHSFTYGNDCQQNFDAK
- a CDS encoding glycoside hydrolase family 127 protein — translated: MTLTNVSRRKFMAGAAAVAGAAVLPSSANNLFAQDPVVNSIDSTGKPVNRERVPWAAVPFPMKQVRLLEGTCSRVQEKNRQYLHSLPNDRLAYSFNITAGLPSSAEPFGGWEKPDSELRGHFNGGHYLSAVALMYASTGDEDLKKKGNALVSDLRKCQVANKNGYLSAFPDEFFDRLRDRVRVWAPFYTIHKIMAGMLDMYVHTGNTEALQVAEDMAGWVGMWTGPLSYEHMQRVLGTEYGGMGEVLCNLYAVTGKYQYLGAAHRFDKKAFFEPLENHRDELKGLHVNTHIPQVIAAARSYELTHDSKYHDIAQYFWDEVVSERSYCNGGTSNGEGWQTDPGKLSTQLGPSTTEDCCAYNMLKLTRHLFGWSPEARYMDYYERVVFNHRLGTMDPETGTTMYYYPIGVDLWKTYATPTDSFWCCNGTGVEEFGKLNDTIYFHDDNSIYVNLYVPSEVSWPEKKLKLRQDTDFPRQQGTKLTITAQQPTDVAIRLRIPYWANGGSVKINGRPLPVFSSQSSYLTLRGPWKNNDTIELSLPMDIHGSQMPDDHTVQAPMYGPLVLAAKHEEAPRDRWYGDTGPFEHRERGSGPRPIPELPGAKGKVDDPASWIRAGNQPLTFEAAGESGAQALVPINDIVHERYDVYWKITATGGERPRTSTT